The Halomonas sp. KG2 genome contains a region encoding:
- the rplE gene encoding 50S ribosomal protein L5, producing MANLKERYQNEVVAQLKEQFSYANVMQVPRITKVTLNMGIGEAVSDKKLIDNAIGDLEKLSGQKPLVTKARKSIAGFKVREGWPIGVKVTLRSARMWDFLDRLVNIAIPRVRDFRGLNPKSFDGRGNYSMGVREQIIFPEIEYDKIDRIRGLDVTITTTANTDEEGRALLAALNFPFKK from the coding sequence ATGGCGAACTTGAAAGAACGTTATCAAAACGAGGTCGTGGCTCAGCTCAAAGAGCAGTTCAGCTACGCCAACGTAATGCAGGTACCCCGGATCACAAAAGTGACTCTGAACATGGGTATCGGCGAAGCGGTCAGCGATAAAAAGTTGATCGACAATGCCATCGGCGACCTGGAGAAACTCTCCGGTCAAAAACCGTTGGTGACCAAGGCACGCAAGTCCATCGCGGGCTTCAAGGTGCGCGAAGGTTGGCCGATCGGTGTCAAAGTAACACTGCGCTCAGCGCGTATGTGGGACTTCCTGGACCGTTTGGTGAACATTGCGATTCCCCGCGTGCGTGACTTCCGTGGTCTCAATCCGAAGTCTTTTGACGGTCGCGGCAATTACTCAATGGGTGTGCGTGAGCAGATCATCTTCCCGGAGATCGAGTATGATAAGATCGATCGCATCCGGGGGCTGGACGTCACTATCACTACTACCGCCAACACCGACGAGGAAGGTCGTGCGCTACTAGCGGCACTGAACTTCCCGTTTAAGAAATAA
- the rpsN gene encoding 30S ribosomal protein S14: MAKKSMIERELKRTQLVEKYAAKRAELKKIILDVNASEEERFEATLKLQQLPRDSSPVRQRNRCRVTGRPHGFYNKFGLGRNKLREAAMRGDVPGLKKSSW; the protein is encoded by the coding sequence ATGGCTAAGAAAAGTATGATAGAGCGCGAGCTCAAGCGTACTCAGCTAGTCGAGAAGTATGCGGCTAAGCGCGCAGAGCTCAAGAAAATCATCTTGGACGTGAACGCTTCTGAAGAAGAACGTTTCGAGGCGACGCTGAAGCTGCAGCAACTGCCGCGCGACTCAAGCCCGGTGCGTCAGCGTAACCGCTGCCGCGTGACTGGCCGTCCGCACGGTTTTTACAACAAGTTCGGCCTTGGCCGTAACAAGCTGCGTGAAGCCGCCATGCGTGGCGACGTCCCTGGTCTGAAAAAGTCCAGCTGGTAA
- the rpmD gene encoding 50S ribosomal protein L30 — MAATIKVTQIRSTIGVLPKHKATMKGLGLRRIGHTVELEDTPAVRGMIHKVNYLVRVEGE; from the coding sequence ATGGCAGCAACGATCAAGGTTACCCAGATCCGCAGCACCATCGGCGTTTTGCCCAAGCACAAGGCTACTATGAAGGGCCTGGGTCTGCGTCGCATCGGTCATACGGTTGAGCTGGAAGACACCCCTGCCGTACGCGGCATGATCCACAAGGTTAACTACCTTGTGCGCGTTGAGGGAGAGTAA
- the rpsH gene encoding 30S ribosomal protein S8: MSMQDTLADMFTRIRNAQMATKETATMPSSKLKVEVARVLKEEGYITDFTVAEGVKPELTVTLKYFEGKPVIEHIQRVSKPSLRQYKGKDNLPKVADGLGIAIVTTSNGVMTDRAARQAGVGGEVICTVF; encoded by the coding sequence ATGAGCATGCAAGACACTCTAGCGGATATGTTTACCCGTATCCGCAATGCGCAGATGGCCACCAAGGAGACGGCTACCATGCCGTCCTCCAAGCTGAAAGTGGAAGTGGCCCGCGTGTTAAAGGAAGAAGGCTACATTACCGACTTTACGGTGGCTGAAGGCGTTAAACCCGAGCTGACCGTTACTCTCAAGTATTTTGAGGGTAAGCCGGTTATTGAGCACATTCAACGGGTTTCCAAGCCGTCTCTGCGCCAGTACAAGGGCAAAGACAACCTGCCTAAGGTCGCCGATGGTCTGGGTATCGCGATTGTCACCACCTCTAATGGTGTCATGACCGATCGTGCCGCGCGCCAAGCAGGCGTCGGTGGCGAAGTCATCTGCACCGTATTCTAG
- the rplF gene encoding 50S ribosomal protein L6 — protein MSRIAKYPVKVPAGVEVKIDAGQLTAKGGQGTLSMTIHQDVVIGQEDGQLTFAPSESAKSWAMAGTTRALVQNLVTGVSEGFTKTLEIVGVGYRAQAKGQTLNLSLGFSHPVDYELPKGVSAETPKNTVIVLKSADKQMLGQCAAEIRAFRPPEPYKGKGVRYADEQVRRKEAKKK, from the coding sequence ATGTCCCGCATAGCGAAATATCCGGTTAAAGTGCCTGCTGGTGTCGAGGTTAAAATCGACGCTGGCCAGCTGACCGCCAAAGGCGGCCAGGGCACGCTATCTATGACCATTCACCAGGACGTGGTGATTGGTCAAGAAGATGGCCAGCTGACCTTCGCCCCGAGTGAGTCTGCCAAGAGCTGGGCAATGGCCGGTACTACCCGCGCCTTGGTTCAGAACCTGGTAACGGGCGTATCCGAGGGTTTCACAAAAACTCTCGAAATTGTAGGCGTCGGTTATCGTGCCCAAGCTAAGGGCCAGACGCTCAATCTTTCACTGGGCTTCTCGCACCCGGTCGACTATGAACTGCCTAAGGGTGTCTCAGCGGAAACGCCGAAGAACACCGTGATCGTGCTGAAAAGCGCGGACAAGCAGATGCTCGGCCAGTGCGCCGCGGAAATCCGCGCCTTCCGTCCCCCTGAGCCGTATAAAGGCAAGGGTGTTCGGTACGCCGACGAGCAGGTGCGTCGCAAAGAAGCCAAGAAGAAGTAA
- the rpmC gene encoding 50S ribosomal protein L29, with protein sequence MKAQEIREKSVGELQEQLLELLREQFNLRMQKATGQLSQTHLLKQVRRDIARVKTMLNEKAGE encoded by the coding sequence ATGAAAGCCCAGGAAATTCGTGAAAAGTCCGTAGGAGAGCTGCAAGAGCAACTCCTCGAGCTACTCCGCGAGCAGTTTAACCTGCGCATGCAGAAGGCCACTGGCCAACTGAGCCAGACTCATCTGCTCAAGCAGGTCCGCCGGGATATCGCCCGTGTGAAGACTATGCTCAACGAGAAGGCAGGTGAATAA
- the rplR gene encoding 50S ribosomal protein L18 has translation MNAKKESRLRRARRARAKIRELGVYRLCVNRTPRHIYAQIISPDGGKVLASASTLDKALREGATGNAEAASKVGALIAERAKEAGITQVAFDRAGFKYHGRVKALADAAREGGLEF, from the coding sequence ATGAACGCGAAGAAAGAATCTCGTCTCCGTCGTGCCCGCCGCGCTCGCGCAAAGATCCGCGAGCTGGGCGTGTATCGCCTGTGCGTCAACCGTACCCCGCGTCACATCTATGCGCAGATTATCTCGCCGGATGGTGGCAAAGTGCTAGCCAGTGCTTCTACGCTGGACAAAGCACTGCGCGAGGGTGCGACTGGCAACGCAGAAGCCGCCTCTAAGGTTGGCGCTCTGATTGCTGAACGCGCTAAAGAAGCAGGCATCACCCAGGTGGCCTTCGATCGTGCTGGCTTTAAGTATCACGGTCGCGTTAAGGCTCTGGCCGACGCCGCTCGTGAAGGCGGCCTGGAATTCTAA
- the rpsE gene encoding 30S ribosomal protein S5, translating into MAKNEQQSGDLQEKLVQVNRVAKVVKGGRIFGFTALTVVGDGKGRVGFGRGKAREVPVAIQKAMDQARRNMVKVNLAGHTLQYPIKARHGASKVYMQPASEGTGIIAGGAMRSVLELAGVHDVLAKCYGSTNPVNVVRATVKGLSSMQAPEDIAAKRGLSVEAITG; encoded by the coding sequence ATGGCGAAGAACGAACAGCAAAGCGGTGATCTGCAAGAGAAGTTAGTGCAGGTCAACCGCGTCGCCAAGGTGGTCAAAGGTGGTCGTATTTTCGGCTTCACCGCGCTGACCGTCGTTGGTGATGGTAAAGGTCGTGTCGGTTTTGGTCGTGGCAAGGCGCGTGAAGTGCCTGTTGCGATCCAGAAAGCGATGGATCAAGCTCGTCGCAACATGGTCAAGGTTAACCTTGCAGGCCATACGCTTCAGTACCCGATAAAAGCCCGTCACGGTGCTTCTAAGGTGTACATGCAGCCGGCTTCTGAAGGTACCGGTATCATCGCTGGCGGCGCCATGCGCTCTGTACTAGAGCTCGCTGGTGTCCATGATGTACTGGCCAAGTGCTACGGTTCCACCAACCCGGTTAACGTGGTGCGAGCGACTGTTAAAGGTCTCTCCTCCATGCAAGCACCGGAAGACATTGCCGCTAAGCGCGGTCTGTCTGTCGAAGCGATCACGGGGTAA
- the rplN gene encoding 50S ribosomal protein L14, producing the protein MIQTQTMLDVADNSGARRVQCIKVLGGSHRRYARVGDVIKVTVKEAIPRGKVKKGQVLKAVVVRTRSGVRRSDGSLIRFDGNAAVLLNNTNEQPIGTRIFGPVTRELRNEKFMKIISLAPEVL; encoded by the coding sequence ATGATTCAGACTCAGACAATGCTGGATGTCGCCGACAACAGCGGAGCGCGCCGGGTGCAATGCATCAAGGTGTTAGGCGGTTCACACCGTCGCTACGCTCGCGTTGGTGACGTCATTAAGGTAACGGTGAAGGAAGCGATTCCGCGCGGTAAGGTCAAAAAAGGCCAAGTGCTGAAAGCGGTAGTCGTTCGCACCCGTAGTGGCGTCCGTCGTAGTGACGGTTCGCTGATCCGTTTCGATGGAAATGCGGCGGTTTTGTTGAATAATACCAACGAACAGCCGATCGGCACGCGTATCTTCGGGCCGGTAACTCGTGAACTTCGTAATGAGAAGTTCATGAAGATCATTTCCCTAGCGCCTGAAGTGCTGTAA
- the rpsQ gene encoding 30S ribosomal protein S17, protein MAEEKKTRTLTGKVVSDKMDKSIVVMIERRERHPIYGKYVKRSTKLHAHDEANQAKAGDTVSIQECRPLSKKKAWTLVEVVEQAKG, encoded by the coding sequence ATGGCCGAAGAGAAAAAAACACGTACGCTCACCGGCAAGGTGGTGAGCGATAAGATGGATAAATCCATCGTCGTTATGATCGAGCGTCGTGAGCGTCACCCGATCTACGGAAAATACGTCAAGCGCTCCACCAAGCTGCACGCCCATGATGAGGCGAACCAGGCTAAGGCAGGCGATACGGTTTCCATTCAGGAGTGCCGTCCGCTTTCCAAGAAGAAAGCTTGGACGCTGGTCGAGGTGGTTGAGCAGGCTAAGGGTTAA
- the rplX gene encoding 50S ribosomal protein L24 has product MQKIKRDDEVIVIAGKDKGKRGTVKRVLENRFVVSGVNMIKRHTKPNPMAGNQGGIVEREAPIHASNVAIFNSETGKADRVGFQVKEDGTKVRIYKSTQTQIDA; this is encoded by the coding sequence ATGCAAAAGATCAAACGTGACGATGAAGTCATCGTCATCGCCGGGAAGGATAAAGGCAAACGTGGCACTGTTAAGCGGGTACTAGAAAACCGCTTCGTGGTGTCCGGTGTGAATATGATTAAACGTCACACCAAGCCTAATCCCATGGCGGGAAATCAGGGCGGTATCGTCGAGCGTGAGGCTCCGATTCACGCGTCCAACGTAGCCATCTTCAATTCGGAGACCGGTAAGGCGGATCGCGTCGGCTTCCAAGTTAAGGAAGACGGTACCAAGGTACGTATCTACAAGTCGACGCAGACGCAGATCGACGCCTAA